Proteins encoded within one genomic window of Numenius arquata chromosome 12, bNumArq3.hap1.1, whole genome shotgun sequence:
- the KCNG1 gene encoding LOW QUALITY PROTEIN: voltage-gated potassium channel regulatory subunit KCNG1 (The sequence of the model RefSeq protein was modified relative to this genomic sequence to represent the inferred CDS: inserted 3 bases in 2 codons; deleted 1 base in 1 codon) produces MTLLPGENSDYDYSALSCASDTSFNHTFFPETETLKGVFYQRAKLIHPQEDLLKGFHPDDRKHHIIINVGGIKYLLPWTTLDEFPLTRLGQLKFCNNFDDILNICDDYDVTCNEFFFDRNPGAFRTILTFLRVGKLRLLREMCALSFQEELLYWGIEEDNLDWCCKRRYLQKMEEFTEINEREDDLIENDTTGETVEETKIGLCMKKLQDMVERPQSGLPGKVFACLSVLFVTITCSQMCYNIFIVESVCVAWFSLEFLLRFIQAKSKFAFLRRPLTLIDIIAILPYYITLLLDTTSVGYKKPSSGSIYLDKVGLVLRILRALRILYVMRVARHSLGLQTXGLTARRCTREFGLLLLFLCVAIALFAPLLYVIENEMADSQEFTSIPACYWWAVITMTTVGYGDMVPRSIPGQVVALSSILSGILLMAFPVTSIFHTFSRSYIELKQEQERIMYRRAQFLLKTKSQITSASQGSDILXPHISSENRDNE; encoded by the exons ATGACTCTTCTACCTGGAGAAAATTCCGACTATGACTATAGTGCCCTGAGCTGTGCTTCAGATACTTCCTTCAACCACACATTCTTTCCAGAAACGGAAACCCTTAAGGGAGTCTTTTACCAAAGAGCCAAGCTAATTCACCCTCAAGAGGATCTCCTGAAAGGCTTTCACCCCGATGATCGGAAGCACCATATTATTATAAACGTAGGGGGCATTAAGTATTTGCTCCCATGGACCACACTTGATGAGTTCCCATTGACACGTTTGGGACAACTAAAATTCTGTAACAATTTTGACGACATTCTAAACATCTGTGATGATTATGATGTGACATGTAATGAATTCTTTTTTGACCGCAACCCAGGAGCATTCAGGACAATCCTGACCTTTTTGCGGGTCGGAAAACTTCGGCTCTTGCGTGAGATGTGTGCGCTGTCTTTCCAAGAGGAGCTGCTCTACTGGGGAATTGAGGAAGACAACTTGGACTGGTGTTGTAAAAGGAGATATCTGCAAAAAATGGAGGAgtttacagaaataaatgaacGGGAGGATGACCTCATAGAAAATGATACAACAGGTGAAACAGTAGAGGAGACAAAAATTGGCTTGTGCATGAAAAAGTTGCAAGACATGGTGGAAAGGCCCCAGTCTGGCCTCCCTGGAAAGGTGTTTGcttgtttgtctgttttatttGTAACTATTACA TGTTCCCAGATGTGCTACAATATTTTCATTGTGGAGTCTGTCTGTGTGGCATGGTTTTCC CTGGAATTCCTGCTAAGATTCATCCAGGCAAAGAGCAAGTTTGCATTTTTGCGGAGACCATTAACCCTGATAGACATAATAGCCATTCTGCCATACTACATCACTTTGCTACTAGACACCACTTCCGTGGGCTATAAAAAGCCCAGCTCCGGGAGCATCTACCTGGACAAAGTAGGTCTGGTCCTCCGTATTCTCCGTGCCTTGAGGATTCTCTACGTCATGCGCGTGGCCAGGCACTCCCTGGGGCTGCAGA CTGGGCTGACCGCTCGCAGGTGCACCCGAGAGTTCGGtctcctgctcctcttcctctgcgTGGCCATCGCACTGTTTGCACCCCTCCTGTATGTCATCGAGAACGAGATGGCGGACTCGCAGGAGTTCACCAGCATCCCTGCGTGCTATTGGTGGGCTGTCATCACCATGACCACGGTAGGCTACGGAGATATGGTTCCCAGAAGCATTCCCGGCCAAGTGGTGGCACTAAGCAGCATCCTGAGTGGGATCCTCCTCATGGCATTTCCAGTCACCTCCATCTTCCACACGTTTTCACGCTCCTACATTGAGCTAAAGCAAGAACAGGAAAGAATAATGTACAGGAGAGCTCAGttcttattaaaaacaaagtCTCAGATAACCAGTGCGTCACAAGGTAGCGatatttt tccccatatctcttCTGAGAATAGGGACAATGAATGA
- the MOCS3 gene encoding adenylyltransferase and sulfurtransferase MOCS3 isoform X2: protein MAGGAEAARLSAEIAQREQELRGLRERLDAAAAEEAASDFPDELPSLPVQASLSPADILRYSRQLVLPELGVRGQLLLARSSVLVVGCGGLGCPLAQYLAAAGVGRLGLVDHDVVETSNLHRQVLHGEARRGLPKAISAAAALRLLNSTVQYVPYCGALSPRTALELVRQYDIIADCSDNVPTRYLVNDACVLAGKPLVSGSALRMEGQLVVYNYQGGPCYRCLFPKPPPPETVTNCADGGVLGVVPGIMGCIQALEVLKIASGMGSSFNRFMLMFDAHEGRFRNIKLRPKKPECAVCGDNPTVTCLQDYEAFCGSSATDKCRTLHLLSSNDRVSVEEYKKLLDEQVPHVLLDVRPQVEVDICRLVHAVHIPLSKLEEKDEECLEYLEKRICEEKHRTNGQASFPVYVVCKLGNDSQKAVRILQELPVKGFGSVLAKDIKGGLMAWASKIDPTFPQY from the exons ATGGCGGGTGGCGCGGAGGCGGCGCGGTTGAGCGCTGAGATCGCCCAGCGGGAGCAGGAGCTGCGTGGGTTACGCGAGCGGCTC GACGCAgcggctgcagaggaggctgcCTCTGACTTCCCCGACGAGCTCCCTTCTCTGCCTGTCCAGGCCTCGCTGAGCCCTGCCGACATCCTGCGGTACAGCCGGCAGCTAGTGCTGCCCGAGCTGGGCGTGCGggggcagctgctgctggcccGCTCCTCCGTGCTGGTGGTGGGCTGCGGCGGCCTGGGCTGCCCACTGGCCCAGTACTTGGCCGCGGCTGGCGTCGGCCGCCTGGGTCTGGTGGATCACGACGTGGTGGAGACGAGCAACCTGCACCGGCAGGTACTGCACGGGGAGGCCCGCCGAGGGCTCCCCAAGGCGATATCTGCCGCGGCCGCCCTGCGGCTGCTGAACTCCACTGTTCAGTACGTGCCCTACTGTGGTGCCCTGAGCCCTCGCACCGCCCTGGAGCTGGTGCGGCAGTACGACATCATTGCCGACTGCTCTGACAATGTCCCCACCAGGTACTTGGTGAACGATGCTTGCGTCCTGGCCGGAAAACCCCTGGTGTCTGGCAGTGCCCTCCGGATGGAGGGGCAGCTGGTTGTGTACAACTACCAGGGGGGACCCTGCTACAGGTGTCTCTTCCCCAAGCCCCCTCCACCAGAGACGGTGACTAACTGTGCAGATGGGGGAGTGCTGGGTGTCGTGCCAGGCATCATGGGGTGCATCCAGGCCTTGGAAGTGCTGAAGATTGCTTCGGGAATGGGTTCTTCCTTCAATCGGTTCATGCTGATGTTTGATGCCCATGAAGGAAGATTTCGCAACATCAAGTTAAGACCAAAGAAACCAGAGTGTGCTGTTTGTGGTGACAATCCAACTGTCACCTGCCTTCAGGATTATGAGGCATTTTGTGGTTCTTCTGCAACAGACAAGTGTAGGACTTTACATCTGCTGTCCAGTAATGACAGGGTATCTGTAGAGGAGTACAAAAAACTGTTGGATGAACAAGTTCCTCATGTATTGTTAGATGTTCGTCCACAGGTAGAAGTGGATATCTGTCGCCTGGTACATGCTGTCCACATTCCTTTGagtaaattagaagaaaaagatgaagagtGTCTGgaatatttagaaaaaagaatTTGTGAAGAAAAGCATAGAACTAATGGCCAGGCATCTTTTCCTGTATATGTTGTTTGCAAATTAGGAAATGACTCTCAGAAGGCTGTAAGAATTCTGCAGGAATTACCTGTCAAAGGATTTGGTTCTGTGTTAGCTAAGGATATTAAAGGGGGGCTCATGGCTTGGGCCAGTAAAATTGACCCAACGTTTCCTCAGTATTAG
- the MOCS3 gene encoding adenylyltransferase and sulfurtransferase MOCS3 isoform X1: MAGGAEAARLSAEIAQREQELRGLRERLVAVLAGGAAEDAAAAEEAASDFPDELPSLPVQASLSPADILRYSRQLVLPELGVRGQLLLARSSVLVVGCGGLGCPLAQYLAAAGVGRLGLVDHDVVETSNLHRQVLHGEARRGLPKAISAAAALRLLNSTVQYVPYCGALSPRTALELVRQYDIIADCSDNVPTRYLVNDACVLAGKPLVSGSALRMEGQLVVYNYQGGPCYRCLFPKPPPPETVTNCADGGVLGVVPGIMGCIQALEVLKIASGMGSSFNRFMLMFDAHEGRFRNIKLRPKKPECAVCGDNPTVTCLQDYEAFCGSSATDKCRTLHLLSSNDRVSVEEYKKLLDEQVPHVLLDVRPQVEVDICRLVHAVHIPLSKLEEKDEECLEYLEKRICEEKHRTNGQASFPVYVVCKLGNDSQKAVRILQELPVKGFGSVLAKDIKGGLMAWASKIDPTFPQY, translated from the coding sequence ATGGCGGGTGGCGCGGAGGCGGCGCGGTTGAGCGCTGAGATCGCCCAGCGGGAGCAGGAGCTGCGTGGGTTACGCGAGCGGCTCGTTGCCGTCCTGGCTGGGGGTGCCGCGGAGGACGCAgcggctgcagaggaggctgcCTCTGACTTCCCCGACGAGCTCCCTTCTCTGCCTGTCCAGGCCTCGCTGAGCCCTGCCGACATCCTGCGGTACAGCCGGCAGCTAGTGCTGCCCGAGCTGGGCGTGCGggggcagctgctgctggcccGCTCCTCCGTGCTGGTGGTGGGCTGCGGCGGCCTGGGCTGCCCACTGGCCCAGTACTTGGCCGCGGCTGGCGTCGGCCGCCTGGGTCTGGTGGATCACGACGTGGTGGAGACGAGCAACCTGCACCGGCAGGTACTGCACGGGGAGGCCCGCCGAGGGCTCCCCAAGGCGATATCTGCCGCGGCCGCCCTGCGGCTGCTGAACTCCACTGTTCAGTACGTGCCCTACTGTGGTGCCCTGAGCCCTCGCACCGCCCTGGAGCTGGTGCGGCAGTACGACATCATTGCCGACTGCTCTGACAATGTCCCCACCAGGTACTTGGTGAACGATGCTTGCGTCCTGGCCGGAAAACCCCTGGTGTCTGGCAGTGCCCTCCGGATGGAGGGGCAGCTGGTTGTGTACAACTACCAGGGGGGACCCTGCTACAGGTGTCTCTTCCCCAAGCCCCCTCCACCAGAGACGGTGACTAACTGTGCAGATGGGGGAGTGCTGGGTGTCGTGCCAGGCATCATGGGGTGCATCCAGGCCTTGGAAGTGCTGAAGATTGCTTCGGGAATGGGTTCTTCCTTCAATCGGTTCATGCTGATGTTTGATGCCCATGAAGGAAGATTTCGCAACATCAAGTTAAGACCAAAGAAACCAGAGTGTGCTGTTTGTGGTGACAATCCAACTGTCACCTGCCTTCAGGATTATGAGGCATTTTGTGGTTCTTCTGCAACAGACAAGTGTAGGACTTTACATCTGCTGTCCAGTAATGACAGGGTATCTGTAGAGGAGTACAAAAAACTGTTGGATGAACAAGTTCCTCATGTATTGTTAGATGTTCGTCCACAGGTAGAAGTGGATATCTGTCGCCTGGTACATGCTGTCCACATTCCTTTGagtaaattagaagaaaaagatgaagagtGTCTGgaatatttagaaaaaagaatTTGTGAAGAAAAGCATAGAACTAATGGCCAGGCATCTTTTCCTGTATATGTTGTTTGCAAATTAGGAAATGACTCTCAGAAGGCTGTAAGAATTCTGCAGGAATTACCTGTCAAAGGATTTGGTTCTGTGTTAGCTAAGGATATTAAAGGGGGGCTCATGGCTTGGGCCAGTAAAATTGACCCAACGTTTCCTCAGTATTAG